acttgagatgctgccctccaggcttgaagtcctaaatattcccactgaataaaacataactctcaactatTAGGTTGTGACTGTTTTTTAAGTGGATGCTGGGGTCTTTTTTTCAGGAGACCTGGCCGTTGACCTAGCAACCCTGAGCCCCTGGAGCCCAAGAATCTAgggcttcctcctgccttccacccTGGCCCAAGCATGGCACTGGGCATCCCCAGGGCACATGCACAGACCTGGGATTCTGTGACCCTGTCTGAGGATGGGGGTCAGAGAAAGCGACCAGAGCTGGGCAGAGGGTGAGAGCGGGATGAGCTGTAGACCCAGCTGACGCCTCTGTCTATAGCCCGCtgagggggaggaaggagtgggAGGCAGCAGGAGGTGGAGAGGGCCAGAGAGCCCTGCAGCTGGCAGGGCACGGGTATGCTGGGCTGGAGGGTGTGGGCCGGGCAGGGTGGGGCAGGTCCCCGCCCCTCCCACCAGCACCTGTCCCAACTATAAGGCCTCTGGGGGGGGGAGGGTGCCAGTGCTCCCAGAGGTGCCCCGAGATGAAGACAGCCTTGCTGTTCCTCATTGCCTTGGCTGTGGCAGCTGAGCCAGgtgaggggctgggtgggggctgggggagtggggagccaGGCCCTGGAAGCCTGGAGTGGCTTCCCTCTAGGCACGGAGAACCCTGGATTTGCAGGGACTAGAACAAAGTGAACCCTGCACATTAACTTCGTGGGATCACAGACTTACAATATTTCAGAACCAGAGAATCTTAGAGTCAACCCAGCGGATCAGACACGTGGAGAGGGAGCAATGCTGGGGGTTGTCTTGATATACTTCTCCCCGAGAAAGACAGAGGCCAGAGGCCAGCCTCAATGcccccccaggccccagggcccTCCCAAGGTCGCCCATCCCCCTGCAGGCTCAGCACGGCCAAACTGACAGCCCCCAGGGTGTCGACTCAGCCTCAGGTCCTCACCATGGGCTGCCCACTGCCCACTGCGAGACAGTCCCCATGGAGGGCCAGCAGCCAGGTCCTGTGAGCTGTAGTTAGCATGCCCCAGAGCCTCTGATGCCCCCGGGGAAGGGTCTTCAGTGCAGCCATATTGGCCGCCTCATCAGTCCTCTAGAGATGCTCAGTGCTGGACAGCTCctcggggtggggcggggggggggcggtggggggagtGCAGGGGGTGAGGCTCCAGGGCCCCAGCCCATGCGGACGTTACTTCCTGCCTCCCGGGGCTGTGTGCAAGATGTGAGCCCCGGTGGGGCCCGGGGGCCTCAGAGGGActggcccagggcaggggtggcAGAGGGCTCTGTCTAACAGGGGtctccccagcccctctgggAGGGCGCCGTGGGGCCTGCTGATGCCCTGGGCTCTCCCCCCAGCCCAGGCTCTCCAGTGCCATGTGTGCAGCAGCTCCAGCAACTGCAAGAAACCGCAGACCTGCTCAGCCAGCTCCAGCTTCTGCAAGACTGTGATCAGGGGTGAGCGATCTGGGCGAGGGAAGGAGGCCCTGTGGGGCGCCCCAGGGCTTGAGGATCATCCCTGGGGAGGCTGCTGGAAGGGGTCTCAGTGACAGTCCAGTCCTGAGGCGGTGGAAGCTGGGACTTGGGAGGCCCTGGGGGACAGGGGTGCCACCTGGCCTGACCTCACCCACCCATCCCCAGTGGAGCCTCTGTCTGGGAACCTAGTGGAGAAGAACTGCTCCGTGTGGTGCACGCCCACGAACAGCCAGCAGGGCCAGGTCAGCAAGGGCCAGGAGACCACTCTGTGCTGCAAGAGCGACCTGTGCAACGAGGGTCTGCAGAGCCGGCAGAACACCGCACCCGCCCGCACCAGCGCCCCCCTCGGACTGGCGCTGGTCTGTGGCCTCCTTGCCCTCCTCTGGGCCCCTGGCCTGTGACCCCCAGAACCAgggccccaccccctcctctccctggccAGGATGGAGGCTCAGACACCCTGGGCTGGGGCCTCCGTAGAAGGTCTGAGGCCGGGCAGCAGCTGAGGGGCGGGAAGAGCTGAAGGCTTGGGGCGGCCCTGGCACAAGAAGACAGCGCCTCCCTCCCGGAGCagtgcagtgggggaggggacaggaggccTTCCGCTCCCTCCTGATTTCATCTTCATTCTGTttggtttctgtttatttttctattcaaagCCCCGCGTTGGAATAAATGACTGAAAACCAGTGTGGTCATGTTGGTGCTATTCCggagtggagggggtgggggcggcggtcATCTGCACACACAGGCCCCCAAGTCCCAGGGCTTGTCACCCAGAACCAGTTTCAGCAGCATGCACAAGGCCTGAAGTGCCGCCGTCACCCCGCCTTGCTGGAGGGGACATGACCCTCCCCGGACCCCTCCTCTGCAGCCCCAGACAAGGAAGGCCCTCCTGAGGGAGGTCTGAGCCTAAGCAGGGCACAGAAGCTTGTGGGTGCAGCCGTGATGCGCAGGCCGAGCTCTCCACCTGCCTGCCTGAGATCACCCGGTGGAACACCGCGTCCACCCTGCCAGCCCTTACCCACCGCCCACATCCAAGCCCCGCCGGCCCAGGGTCGCTAGGGTCCCGCTTTGTCCTACTAGGTGGCCTTGAGCAAGACCCTTCCGCTCCCGGAGCCTG
Above is a genomic segment from Odocoileus virginianus isolate 20LAN1187 ecotype Illinois chromosome 15, Ovbor_1.2, whole genome shotgun sequence containing:
- the LY6D gene encoding lymphocyte antigen 6D; the encoded protein is MKTALLFLIALAVAAEPAQALQCHVCSSSSNCKKPQTCSASSSFCKTVIRVEPLSGNLVEKNCSVWCTPTNSQQGQVSKGQETTLCCKSDLCNEGLQSRQNTAPARTSAPLGLALVCGLLALLWAPGL